The Polyangium spumosum DNA window CTGGCTTCGATTGGTCTCCTCCCGGGTCGTGCAACCGAACCGGACTCCCCCTCACATACGTATACACCCCCGGCCCATCCACCATCCCCGCTGGATCCGCACTCGTCCACCGTCCCAACCATGGCGCATAGTACCTCGCCCCGTGGTAATAGAGCCCCGTCTCCTCGTCCTTCTCCTTGCCCGTGTACCTGTACCTCTTCGCGCTGACCTCCACCCCGCTCGCCACAGCGTGGTAGGCCGTCGTCCCGTAGGGGTGGTATTCCTCGTAGCTGATGACGAGCCCACTTCCATCGAGTTCCAGAGCGGCGGAGCCGAGGTGATTCCCGAGCTGATACCTCACCCGCGATGTCACGACGAGGTTCGAATCCGACGTGTCGACCGTCTTGGTCTCCACCATCGCGATCCGCCGCGCATCATCCATCACATGAAGCGTCTCCCGCTCCAGCACCACATTCCCGAGTTCATGCCTCCGGTACACCTCGAAGGCCCCGAGGTAGATTCGCTGCTCGACGATCCCGCTATGCTCCCAAACCTTCCGTACCCGCTGCCCACCAGCGTCGTACGTGAAGTAGACTGTCCCCCCGCCGCCCTTGTCGACCTCGCGCTTCTGATCCTTGAAATCCCACTCGATGCCATCCAAATGCGGCATCGACGTCATGCTTCCGTGCTCGTCGTACGTGTACGCCGCCGAGTACTGCCCCAGCGCATCCCCTGGCAAGCTCGTCCCGAGAAGCCGGTTACTCGTCGTCGCGATGTCAGACCGCCGCGTCCAGCTCCCCGCGCTGCCCTGTGCGGCATGAATCATCTTCAAGATGTTGCCGACCGCATCATACTCGAAGCTCTCGGCATAGTTCCGCATTGCCTGCGGATCATTCGGGTTTGCCGCACTCACCAGAGGGAACCCATTGGCATCCTGCTGGATATCCGCATTCTGCCCCGAATGCTCCCGCCCCGTGGCCTCGATCAGTCGGTAGGTCGCGTCGTACTCGTACTTCCAGACCGGCTCGACCAGCTCGCTGTTGTGGTAGAGTTCCTCCTGCGCCAGGTCGGCAATCTCGACGATGTTGCCCACCGGATCGTACGTGTATCGCAGATCCTGGAGGAGCACGTTGTCCGAGGTCCGCGTCGTCATGAGCCGCGTCAACCGATAGGTCAGCGGATCGTAGCTGTACTCCGTGACCACCCCGTTCCCGTAAACGATCTTCTCCCGCTGCCCCTTCGCATCGTAGTCGATGTCATCGACAAACGTGGTCCAGCTACTCGCACCCCGAATCCGCGCTTCCACCTTCTCCAGTAGACTCGCCTCGTTGTACACGGGCTTGATCTCGCTCTGGTCCGGCGTGGTCAGGCTCGTCGGCCGATTCAGAGCATCGTATGCCGTCGTCTGCGTGAACACCTCCGTCTCGAGCGTCACCGTACCCGACCAATCGAGCTGCGTCGTGTAGTTCTGCGCGAGCTGCCGCTGGCTCTCCAGCAGATTCCCCTTGAAGTCGTACTCGACCGAGGTGACGACCCCGGCCCCGTCCTTTACCTGGTACACCTTCCCACGCAGATTCACGTCCTCCGGATCCGTCTGCCCCTCGCCATACACCGTCACCTCGGCGAGCACCTCCGGATCCGACCCCTTCTGCACCCACAGCCCCGTCCGCCGATTCAGCGCATCGTACACCGAGCGCACCACATGCCCCCGGCCATCCCACCCCCGAATCGGGGTCCCGAGCACATTCGCCAGCGTCCACCGCTCCCCGGAGTCGCAGCTCTTCTGGTACAGCGTCCGCCCGAGCATGTCGAAGACATACGCCATCGCGGTATTGCCACGGGCATCCACGATCGCCCGCGGATTCCCCTCGATGTCGAGAACTGCCTTCGTCGTGTACGCCCCCGCGGCCCCGTTATCCTCCACCCCGCGCACCGGCCTGCCCAGCACGTCGAAATGCACCAGAGCCGGCGTCCCCGCATGCTCCTCGGTCAACTCCGCCGCCCGCTGCTCCTGCGCGGAAGGCGTCGGCGTCGCGCTCGCCTGCCTCGCGGCATACCAGGGGTTGCCCGTTTCGAGCACCGTATCGTTCCCGTCCCAGCTCGCTTGCTGCCAGGGCGTAAACGTTACCCGCGAATGCGTCCCGTTCGGCAGGTCCGTTCGGATGAGCCGGCCGAGCGGGTCGTAACGCAGGATTGGCGTCACGCCCCACTCGACGAGCTCCTGTTCGTCCTCGTATTCGTGGGTGGCGGAAAAGAACGACTCGTACTGCTTGACGGGATTGCCCTTGTTGTCAATGACCACGCGCCCCGTGCCCACCCACCGCGGCGAGGCGGTGGCCAACACTACCGCGCCGTTCTGGTCCTTGACAAGCCCTCCGTTCACGTCCCGCACCGGCGCCGGACCGGGCTCGGCCTGCGCCTTCTTCAGGATCTCACGCCCGAGCCCATCGAGGTACGTGTAGCTGTGCTGCCACGGCGTCAGCGCATCCCCGTGCCGCTCGCGCGCGGCGGCATGCACGACGTTGGGTTTGCCCGTCGTGCGCCATACGTCGAGGTCGTACTCGAACGTCGTGGTTGGATCCTCCAGCGTGTCCCCGTCGTTCGAGCCGACCTTGCCCATCACGGCCGTCGCCACGACCATCCCGAGCTCGTCGAGCTTCGCGGCGCTGCGATTGCCGTTCGGGTCGGTGACGAGCGTGGGCCCGAGGACGCGGTAGTCGTTTGTCGCGATGACGGTATTGCCGAGCGGGTCCTCGGCGGACGTCACGAGCAAGTTGTGATCGTCGTACGTGATGGTCGTGGAGTTGCCGAGCGGATCCAGGATCTCGACCGGCAGGTAGAACTTGTTCGGGTCGAACACCTGACGGCCAGTTCGCACCCAGTACTCGCCGTCTTCTTCGATGTACCCGCCCTCGGTGAGCATGGTCGAGGTCACGCGCGTGCCATAGGCCGCGGTCAAGAGGCCTGGAGTGAAGGCAAGCGCGTACGTCTCGTAGGGCAGCGCGAGCGCGTCGATCGTGCCGAGAGGCAGCGCTGCGGGGGAAGACCCGGACAGCGTCGTGCTGTCGTAGTAAACCTGTCGTACCCGCTCGACCAGGCGCTTTTGCATCGTGCTGCCGTTGGGCGTCGACTCGTAGGAGATCGCAACGGCGGCGTTCGCGGCGCTGAGGACGTCGCCGAACGAGAACAGCGCGCTCCGTGTCGTGGAGAGCCCCGTCAGCTCGTACGTCCGCGTCTCGATCGGCACGCTGACTCGGTCCCAATCCGTCTCCCCGTACTCGTCAACCACGTCGCTCTCGGCGAGCGTCGCCAGGAGCCCTTGCTCGGGCATCTCGCTGGGGATCGTCCGCCGCGCATACGCAATCGATGCCGAACGCTTCACGTGCCCGAACGGATCCACCTCGAGCGCCAGCGTATGGACCACGCGGGGATCGCTCGGGTTGCGCTCGTAATGCACCTCCACGCTCTCGCGCACCCACGCGTGGAAAGACCCGAACGCCTTCGCCGTCGCCGGCTGCACGCGCCGGATCTCCGCGCAGCTCTCCGTCACCACATACGGATGCGATTTCGCCTCGGAACCATCGAGCGCGTAGACCTCCGTGCGGAGGATTTGCCCCTTGAGCGCCCGACACGCCTCACGCAGATCCCGCGGCGACAACCCTGTCTCCAGCACGGCGTCCGGCAATTCCGGTCTCTGCCCGTCACCTGCGTAATACTCCTTCGCGAACTGCCTCGCGATCCGGCTCCTGTCGAAAAACGCGCCCGTGTGGAACCACGTCTTCGTGAGCACCGGCGGCAGGTGGAACTCTTCCTCCACCGGCGCGGCCTCGGCGAAGAGCCCCTTCCCGCGCTCGGCCGAGAACGACTCCGTGTCATACTGTTCGACGAGGCCAAACCCCCGGAACTCTCGCTCTGCCCCGTCGTAGTACCCGTGATGATACTTGTACGTACTGACGAACCGCGCCTTGCTGATCGCGTCGAACGTCTCCACGCGCGTGAGCACATGCACGGGAAACGACAGCCGCGTCACCCACGGCTTTCCGGCCTTCAGATCCTCCAGGTAAAACTTCGTCGAGGGCGCGTACTCGAGCTTCGTCTCGGCCCCGAGGTTGTTTTTGACCGACGTGAGCAGGTACGGCTTCTTGCTGCCCAAGAGATCGATGTACCGCATCGGCGGCTTCGCCACACCCCGCCACGGCGACGACC harbors:
- a CDS encoding SpvB/TcaC N-terminal domain-containing protein is translated as MSGTGSLTVPIAVSPGRGGFGPELAVAYDSGGGNGLFGVGFRLSVPSISRKTERGLPEYEDLRESDVFIMSGAEDLVPKLDEDEQGNWVRDVPKDDAVERIERYRPRVEGLFARIERVTEKANGNVYWRATTKDNVTSIYGRSEGARITSPWAQTKVFSWLLERTEDALGNIIVYDYKSEDFANVPNAIYERQRLAGDAPVVNRYLKRIRYGNTVPFQAQGFLFEVVFDYGEHGAATPTPVEENTWPCRQDPFSSYRSTFEIRTYRLCRRVLMFHHFPELGEDPVLVRSTDFTYAEGPALTRLVSVTQSGYIKTQSGYSKKSLPPLELGYSLPELQTAVKLLDPRSLEDLPGGVDGQSARWVDLDGEGIPGVLCEQQGAFYYKQNLGDGHLAPARRLLSQPALASRGGAQLLDVGSEGRQCLVELTPEGTSGYHERTPEGGWGPFVPFPSQPNVNWNDPRVRFIDLSGDGLDDILVTTDHVQLWYPSLGKGGWGTPRVLPKVYNEDKSPTLVFADMTQAIFVADMSGDGLPDIVRIRNGSICYWPNLGRGRFGAKVQMSKAPLFDDSHRFNPRRIRLGDIDGTGTTDIVYVAGDGAVIVFNQAGNGWSEPVRMPGFPTADSMSTVGVIDLLGSGTACIVWSSPWRGVAKPPMRYIDLLGSKKPYLLTSVKNNLGAETKLEYAPSTKFYLEDLKAGKPWVTRLSFPVHVLTRVETFDAISKARFVSTYKYHHGYYDGAEREFRGFGLVEQYDTESFSAERGKGLFAEAAPVEEEFHLPPVLTKTWFHTGAFFDRSRIARQFAKEYYAGDGQRPELPDAVLETGLSPRDLREACRALKGQILRTEVYALDGSEAKSHPYVVTESCAEIRRVQPATAKAFGSFHAWVRESVEVHYERNPSDPRVVHTLALEVDPFGHVKRSASIAYARRTIPSEMPEQGLLATLAESDVVDEYGETDWDRVSVPIETRTYELTGLSTTRSALFSFGDVLSAANAAVAISYESTPNGSTMQKRLVERVRQVYYDSTTLSGSSPAALPLGTIDALALPYETYALAFTPGLLTAAYGTRVTSTMLTEGGYIEEDGEYWVRTGRQVFDPNKFYLPVEILDPLGNSTTITYDDHNLLVTSAEDPLGNTVIATNDYRVLGPTLVTDPNGNRSAAKLDELGMVVATAVMGKVGSNDGDTLEDPTTTFEYDLDVWRTTGKPNVVHAAARERHGDALTPWQHSYTYLDGLGREILKKAQAEPGPAPVRDVNGGLVKDQNGAVVLATASPRWVGTGRVVIDNKGNPVKQYESFFSATHEYEDEQELVEWGVTPILRYDPLGRLIRTDLPNGTHSRVTFTPWQQASWDGNDTVLETGNPWYAARQASATPTPSAQEQRAAELTEEHAGTPALVHFDVLGRPVRGVEDNGAAGAYTTKAVLDIEGNPRAIVDARGNTAMAYVFDMLGRTLYQKSCDSGERWTLANVLGTPIRGWDGRGHVVRSVYDALNRRTGLWVQKGSDPEVLAEVTVYGEGQTDPEDVNLRGKVYQVKDGAGVVTSVEYDFKGNLLESQRQLAQNYTTQLDWSGTVTLETEVFTQTTAYDALNRPTSLTTPDQSEIKPVYNEASLLEKVEARIRGASSWTTFVDDIDYDAKGQREKIVYGNGVVTEYSYDPLTYRLTRLMTTRTSDNVLLQDLRYTYDPVGNIVEIADLAQEELYHNSELVEPVWKYEYDATYRLIEATGREHSGQNADIQQDANGFPLVSAANPNDPQAMRNYAESFEYDAVGNILKMIHAAQGSAGSWTRRSDIATTSNRLLGTSLPGDALGQYSAAYTYDEHGSMTSMPHLDGIEWDFKDQKREVDKGGGGTVYFTYDAGGQRVRKVWEHSGIVEQRIYLGAFEVYRRHELGNVVLERETLHVMDDARRIAMVETKTVDTSDSNLVVTSRVRYQLGNHLGSAALELDGSGLVISYEEYHPYGTTAYHAVASGVEVSAKRYRYTGKEKDEETGLYYHGARYYAPWLGRWTSADPAGMVDGPGVYTYVRGSPVRLHDPGGDQSKPVEIRTSERPQGADVRMWARLPGTKANVFTGDEAAVRAAAAKAGVPVYIYDPDAPSRRDATIKAHLGDMQLSAGGGTSGHDKPKESDSWSQGLAKLDAKLSLGENEQLATSLYGVHGGANPDADSNPTKQAFFAGVSLGMIALDVAGVAGIVRGLTKKAVEKVTEKLGLKGFEEATEEAITKGAKETVDAMAASASKHGDDVAIGVAKGGLPIDKLRTTLSTASVAYKGTTKLGHALSKHAGRHPEIWGKVTGTQSTWHSQAMKHFRDIYRGPGAFSKVTDPKTGISWIEKRLSDGRGIRLNLDYTFKGFVD